The genomic interval tatcataattgtaattacaataatacataattacatattaagattgctctgaattaagctggttgactaaccgtcaataagctgatctagctgacaagttatcactgttagccctaaagataatggtcgcacagtcttaccacagcaccgacgtttgtaaaccgcaaagtttactaagtttgtactaggaaagtctgtattattataaattttgtcAATTCCGACTCAAACTTCGCTATCCCTAGTGAACAGCGATAACGCGGAATACTCAGGCAATACAAAAGTATCGTACCTATACATAGCCGGCTAGCTATTTTCACCTATTCATTACACCGTCCACCTAGGCTACGGTCctgtaaaggtttataaatattaaaatctgagctgatacctaaatgtgggaaatgttggagatcatcaaacgcccgctatcggcaagcgaccttaactgtaccagtgaatattcttatccatacctaataattattcacTCCTACCGAAGCTTATTAAATTCATCCAACGGTCTGATACTGTGAGTGAGGGTGGACGTAGCTTTTGCGCCTTTTACATGACGTAAAGTAACCGATAGTTCATTGTTACATAGTTGTTAATAAACGATGCATTAGACGTGAATTTACGGAGATGCAGATGCAGGTTgcgttctgtaaaatattataatgtacctacacacagtacattaccactcagtagacagataagctaaagttctaactaattcataacatttctcactgatcaatgtcttattcttcaattgatcacattggcgattacacagcgccaccaggagataatagacacgtctctcattataaaggcttcgaataacggtacagtactgtttaatagcgacgttttacctgaaaataaaacgtttattaaacatacttaccttattcgaagcctactttttaaatctacctggtgtcataaaacacaatggcgagaatatcgaaacctagtttcgagctaccgttggtggcgctagtgtcgttaattgaggcgtgcttaggcggtgggggaccggagcggaagtcacgtgggcagattatacgtcaaaactagtactcaaacaggaaaagacagacactactctcattataaaggcttcgaataaggtaagtatgtttaataaacgttttattttcaggtaaaacgtcgctattattatgccacctattgccaattttgtgcactattaagccatttttacatttatgcacttaaaaaaaatataaactagaaaaataaccaattttgtgtctctgtgctcattaacgagtaaatagtccagttattttaaaattggtgATTATACATTAtagaagccgcaggcaaaaggtCTTAaaaccttaaaggccggcaacgcacctgtaacgcccctgggtctgcgggtgtctatgggcgacggtaatcacttaccatcaggggatccgtctgctcgtttgcctccagtcacattaaaaaaaaagctagtcatgaaataaataggaaagtttaaggatctgaaacgtggtcgcttactatgggcctcataagaaggcttaaggtcacccaaagagcgatagagcgggctatgctcggggtttccctgcgtgatcgaatcagaaatgaggagaaccaaagtgaccgacatagcacgggactattcccacctctcgttcccaccactgcaactcctgtgtagccaggatctacagcttgaccgctacaaaaactcaaccaatgaaggtcaaaggacagtgccaatccatgtatggaagttggaccaagtgctgcccagaatgaaactatagtgcattttgttcctcaggccaataccaATTTGTgaaccggagcgcactgaaatctatccctggagttaagagaaaaaaagagtttagttttgaattatttacatacaaaatatcatcgatatataCCTACTatgcataagatttcgcgattttggcattaaataacactcgctatgttgaacttaaccatactgcatccgcacatcttactttagtacgacttcgacattatttataagcgatcaagcgctgtttcagtagtttagttagttgaccgaaattaattatttccaaaatggagcaagaagttttagcttacaataacttcaataaatcAATTGTAATTCACCAATAAATAGATTTTTCGCAAGGAcagagaactaaaacttcttgcttcatttaggaaataatgatttctgtcaactaaccaaactattgcaacagcgttagatcgcttataaagaatgtctaagtcgcggattactaatgtttggccaaaaaacgtttcccaaattatcacatcgcaaacaacgtttcgcaaattttcatttggcaaattctcatttggcaaaacaacttattgcaaacttttaattcgcaaatgtcgtttttggcatattattgtttagcaaattattgtttggcaaagtatgttttgccaaatgtttcatttggcaaaaatatttcacgataaactatttacaaaacaatttgattggtgcatagaatggaatacaaattagcttgtggttattattttgtttagtgggtagttaatataaaattttttctaaataaattttcatatttcattctttttatcgaaatttccaaatgattcattaacaatagagatgattctattaagggtcactgttctaacctaacctaacctactattttctacaatacctactttttgcaaccatactattttctgcaatctctctgttttaaataaaattattgtgaaaaccatgaccatgtgccttatgctttgatttgtgggtaacggtgggtactcgtaagtatgtgaagtgtcaatttgaccaagcaaattatttgggatataatatttggcaaaataaaacatttgctatataaacatttgccaagtaaaatttggccaaatgttaatttgaccaaatgaattagttgcgaaaagtacagttgctaaaagtttatttgggaaatgaaactttggcgataagttgtttgcgaagtgaattttggcgaaaagtaatttggccaaacggaaggataccctaagtcgcactaaagtaaggtgtacggatgcagtatggttaagttcaacatagcgagtgttatttaatgccaaaatcacgaaatcttatgcgtagtacgtatatatcgatgatattttgtatgtaaataattcaaaacaaaactctttttttctcataactccagggatagatttcagtgcgcttcggtttgaacattagtattggcctgaggaacaaaatgcactatgggttgattctgggcagcacttggtccagaccctggcactatcctttgtcccgggggaaagttaaactgacattggacccgcaacgacattaatcagaataacataccgacatagcacgcagaattgctaaaatcaagtggcagtgggcgggacacatagctcgtagagacgatggccattggggcagaaaatttcttgagtggcgaccacgggctggaagacgtagtgtgggcagggctcctactaggtggaccgatgatctggtaaaggtcgcgggaagaacctgaatgcgggcagcgcaggactgttcattatgaaaaacctatggaaaacacaaaggcctctcgcctttgtccagcagtggacgtcatttggctgtaacgacgaaataggaaagaatataattatcaaaaatcttctctaaggcagcatttttctaatttcgcaacgagcgcggcaatcacacttaactaacagactaacagagagcatagcgaaatctattttattcaccaattttcaaaactcccggaacactttccaggtaaccacgttaatttgtaccaaacgactggactataatttaattgatataaatatttgtgtacatcttctcaaaaacaaaaaaaaaactggtgctaaaagggttaagtgacatttagacatttgtagagggccttgtagaaggggaggctatggtgctgaatgtggattaactcgagtgtcatagtaacttattaggctactaagcttgatgataaaaagaaaaatattttattcaatgtacatggtctggtcataagttctgtcatatgacaataacttttgaattatgaatgaaggtttcaaaaacattttttactgaattagaattagaaagaaaaaatgtgctatagttcgaattttattgtatgtgtagtagacgcataaagaagtccgaactgcagttgtcacgttgcattggtgcggctacgcgccaaagcagattttcgttatGCTGAAAaattttagtttatcttttcattaaatttaatgataggtacaatgaagttttaagtataaaaaataaaagtagttGCCCTCTCGCGGATAGGTCTCCAGTAGCGATAAAAGCAGTGAAGGCGAGAACCCAAAAAATCCCATGCTTTACTCATGTTTACCTTGGAGGTAGTTTACAGCAGAAACAGGGTGAAATTAAAGCCAGAcgtcgttcagatgtgcgttcaaaaggcctgagatttaaaaaaaatcccacgttttgtttaaacagtaagctaaaaaaaagtgactggaaaatggaatacaaaatgttaaggtatggtaaatgataagtctttatcaatgaagaagcagaagttcaatttcatgtgtcctccatctaggctagtttccatcgtcactcaaggtATGGCTGCGTGTCTTAAATTTGGGCtcaattgaggtattttttgcgtaaaaggcataagaactaatgccgttttatatcaaaaattcatactaagtagaggtaatcaaccaggtacaaagtatttccttgtatgttagtctgccagaCTGCCACtatttagtaagtcccgaaatccccgctttggctcccctactaaccattctaaccattgtacctACACAGATAacatcttacatgcagcttttcatgttactacgtcacattttcaaaatccgcgcggaaaatcgctctaagcggaagagcgcactttgagcttgaatatttcagtcatttttaaagatatcaaaaaagtaaaaacacagtattcattctaattttttgtagtttttttggcatcctcaacaaaaattgtgcgccagtgtgcctaccatgagtttacgttaggtgagctcgctagcgaatacgtcaaaaagttctatgaagattttatttcttgaaagtagccgctaggggcgctgcacaatatgtcatacatttaaatgtcattttttacgcagtcgctagcgagcacacctaacgtaaactcatggtaggcacacaggcCCATTGGAGGTTTTCTTTCAATTTGTtgttatactcgtacctactcaAATTAAACCCATATGACGTTTTCAGCTACATACTTTCAGAAGTTACTAAACAGAACAGCAAGTTAACTCTCAAAAATCCAGTTGAATATACCGGACAATTCTACCTAGACGCCTCTGATGGCTACACCTACCTCGTCAAGTACACTCTAACATCGACGGATTATAATAGTACAGACTATACACCCACAGGGCAAGGGCCTGGATCTACAATACCAATATTGATGCAATGTTCATTAGTTGGTTCGTGTGGGTAAACGATTGGAATGAATATTAACgttatcattattaatttagttgaagaaataaaaataacctttttatAAATAAGTCTCCTTTCATTTTATTCCTTTCTAAAACCATCAGTTTTAGGTAGcgccataaaaataaaaaagaatgatacttatttgttgttttattaaattagttacgCATCCGAGTAGAACGCAAGGTTAGTACCTAGGTACATGtacataaataatacaataatttatAGGTATACTCTCGAATCGTCTCTTGTTGTGcgtttcttttttctttcttaatttGTGTGTTGAACGTAATATAGtggcttttttttaaattattatagcaTATAcctacccatcaaaaacaatacttgtcaaaaaaaccaagtctcgcaattcagttgttctacggtaaaaagttgtgagatccatgtaataccaagtccaggccattgaagtaatattaagtatattataactcaatggtccaggccaggaaatctttaacgttttacataaattattgacttggccatcgcactaaataatttaatttacacgtgttttcatgcgatggccaagtcaatatatttatgtaaaacgttaaagatttcctggcctggacttggtattacatggatctcacaactttttaccgtagaacaactgagttgcgagacttggtttttttgacaagtacctattgtttttgatgggatctcatttcttttttgtattttgtagacagcagttatgtatctagaaaactggaccgaaattgaaaaatttcacTCGACTTGGcagttgcactaccgtgcccccaaatattttagtttttccttgattcatacaccaaacactacttatattccaaatttgaaccttctaggtctgctagaagtgccttagaattttgatgatcggtgagtcagtcagtgagtcagtcagtgagtcagtcagtgagtgacaaaattaagtaactttgacccgttataattcttaaactactggttcaaattgaatgaaattttaa from Ostrinia nubilalis chromosome 4, ilOstNubi1.1, whole genome shotgun sequence carries:
- the LOC135088644 gene encoding uncharacterized protein LOC135088644 isoform X1; translation: MKLIIVLSLVALRAAAPAGGPRDESIKSPGINSLNNFYILSEVTKQNSKLTLKNPVEYTGQFYLDASDGYTYLVKYTLTSTDYNSTDYTPTGQGPGSTIPILMQCSLVGSCG